From one Microlunatus sp. Gsoil 973 genomic stretch:
- a CDS encoding ABC-2 family transporter protein — translation MGNVLVPLISLFVWQAAIASGAQLPTTPRYLTAYFVLISIVNMLTNSWTAFYLAEEIRGGGLNRYLCRATSTHVDALANNVGEKVIKLILLVPMVAVLAVALGDRFDLPQALWRWLLAFGCLIIAALMTWLLDVMIGSLAFWFSDVNGFLRASEVIVPLLSGAVIPLALLPDALHGLSQVQPFRFLVSFPLEVLLGNVQGGLVTGLLCQLGWLLVFAAAARLIWRLGIRTYSGAGA, via the coding sequence GTGGGGAACGTCCTGGTCCCGCTGATCTCGCTATTCGTCTGGCAGGCAGCGATCGCGTCGGGTGCCCAGCTCCCGACGACGCCGCGATACCTGACCGCCTACTTCGTGTTGATCTCCATCGTCAACATGTTGACCAACTCATGGACGGCGTTCTATCTGGCAGAGGAGATCCGCGGCGGCGGCCTGAACCGGTATCTCTGCCGGGCTACGTCGACCCACGTCGACGCCCTGGCCAACAACGTGGGGGAGAAGGTGATCAAGCTGATCCTGCTGGTCCCGATGGTGGCGGTGCTTGCGGTTGCGCTCGGTGATCGTTTCGACCTGCCGCAGGCGCTCTGGCGCTGGCTGCTGGCCTTCGGCTGCTTGATCATCGCCGCGCTGATGACCTGGCTGCTCGACGTGATGATCGGATCGCTGGCGTTCTGGTTCTCCGACGTCAACGGATTCCTCCGGGCGTCGGAGGTCATCGTTCCGCTGCTGTCCGGCGCGGTGATCCCGCTGGCGTTGTTGCCGGATGCGCTGCACGGACTCAGCCAGGTGCAGCCGTTCCGGTTCCTGGTGTCCTTCCCGTTGGAGGTGTTGCTCGGCAACGTCCAGGGCGGGCTGGTGACCGGGCTGCTCTGCCAGCTCGGCTGGCTGCTGGTGTTCGCCGCGGCTGCGCGACTGATCTGGCGGCTGGGCATCCGGACCTATTCGGGGGCCGGGGCATGA
- a CDS encoding TetR/AcrR family transcriptional regulator — MTSGSPSPRARPRSAVQERRLRISDAATGLFIENGFDQVSIADIANAAGVSKMTVTNHFPLKEDLVFDQFGDELDQLGSTLRGERTLADAITAAEQYCIARETGGPVTAALRGRWRPDGWRLFAIMVAGSRVLTARFHVHYVELRDVIVEELPSPVTGVRRTTAAWMIAEAIHLIDWWPLEQAVAGESGPAAIDTGRRSVRRQAFAALRRGLVTQD, encoded by the coding sequence ATGACATCCGGATCGCCGTCGCCGCGGGCCCGTCCACGGTCGGCCGTCCAGGAGCGGCGGCTGCGGATCTCCGACGCGGCGACCGGCCTGTTCATCGAGAACGGCTTCGATCAGGTGTCCATCGCCGACATCGCCAACGCCGCCGGCGTGTCCAAGATGACGGTGACCAATCACTTCCCGCTGAAGGAGGACCTGGTCTTCGACCAGTTCGGCGACGAGCTCGACCAACTCGGATCAACGCTGCGCGGGGAGCGGACGCTGGCGGACGCGATCACCGCCGCCGAGCAGTACTGCATCGCCCGGGAGACCGGCGGTCCGGTCACCGCGGCGTTGCGCGGCCGGTGGCGTCCCGACGGCTGGCGACTGTTCGCGATCATGGTCGCCGGGAGCAGGGTGTTGACCGCACGCTTCCACGTGCACTACGTCGAGCTGCGGGATGTGATCGTCGAGGAGCTTCCGTCGCCGGTCACCGGTGTCCGCCGGACGACTGCGGCCTGGATGATCGCCGAGGCGATCCACCTGATCGACTGGTGGCCGTTGGAGCAGGCGGTGGCCGGCGAGTCCGGTCCGGCCGCCATCGACACCGGCCGGCGAAGTGTTCGCCGGCAGGCCTTCGCCGCCCTCCGTAGGGGCCTGGTCACCCAGGACTGA
- a CDS encoding FAD-binding oxidoreductase, whose protein sequence is MSNAATDRQPIQGLVAELGGDIVTTDPAVMERYRYDWARDDRAGMPLAVVRAENAEQVQAAVRWADTHRVGIVPRGAGSGLSGGSTAVEQALVISTERMRAITIDPGARVAIVEPGALNAEVKAAAAEHGLWYPPDPSSFEICSIGGNLATNAGGLCCVKYGVTTDYVLGLDVVIPDGTLIKMGGVRVKDVAGLSLMKLFVGSEGTLGVITRGILKLVPGQADRATMVATFSDVEAAARAVVGMCSTIRPSMLEFMDGPSINLVEDYLHAGLDRQAGAMLIAQSDAPGPARSFEISIMEKVCADLGAIECFVTDDPEEGEMFVAARRASFPAMERAGSLMLEDVGVAIPLLPDLVTGIAAIAERTGTTIPVVAHAGDGNTHPNIIYDPTVPGARDAAQQAFDEVIALAIRLGGTITGEHGVGRLKKSALPDQLGPDVMALSHKIKNAIDPHGIMNPGAVL, encoded by the coding sequence ATGAGCAACGCCGCCACGGACAGGCAACCGATCCAGGGCCTGGTCGCCGAGCTCGGTGGTGACATTGTGACCACCGACCCGGCCGTGATGGAGCGCTATCGGTACGACTGGGCGCGGGACGATCGCGCCGGGATGCCGCTGGCGGTGGTCCGGGCCGAGAACGCCGAACAGGTCCAGGCCGCGGTCCGCTGGGCGGACACCCATCGGGTGGGCATTGTGCCGCGTGGTGCCGGCAGCGGCCTGTCCGGTGGATCGACGGCCGTCGAGCAGGCGCTGGTGATCAGCACTGAACGGATGCGCGCGATCACCATCGACCCGGGCGCCCGGGTGGCCATCGTCGAACCCGGCGCGCTCAATGCCGAGGTCAAGGCCGCGGCCGCCGAACACGGCCTGTGGTACCCGCCGGACCCGTCGTCGTTCGAGATCTGTTCGATCGGCGGCAACCTGGCGACCAACGCCGGTGGCCTGTGCTGTGTGAAGTACGGCGTCACCACCGACTACGTTCTCGGCCTCGACGTGGTGATCCCGGACGGCACCTTGATCAAGATGGGTGGCGTCCGGGTCAAGGACGTGGCGGGTCTCTCACTGATGAAGCTGTTCGTCGGCAGCGAAGGCACGCTCGGCGTGATCACCCGTGGCATCCTCAAACTGGTGCCCGGACAGGCCGATCGGGCCACGATGGTCGCGACCTTCTCCGACGTCGAGGCAGCGGCCCGGGCCGTCGTCGGGATGTGCTCGACGATCCGCCCGTCGATGCTGGAGTTCATGGATGGCCCCTCGATCAACCTGGTCGAGGACTACCTGCATGCCGGCCTCGACCGGCAGGCCGGGGCGATGTTGATCGCCCAGTCCGACGCGCCCGGCCCGGCGCGGTCGTTCGAGATCTCGATCATGGAGAAGGTCTGTGCCGACCTCGGCGCCATCGAGTGCTTCGTCACCGACGATCCGGAAGAGGGCGAGATGTTCGTCGCGGCCCGCCGGGCGAGCTTCCCGGCGATGGAGCGGGCCGGCTCGCTGATGTTGGAGGACGTCGGGGTCGCCATCCCGTTGTTGCCGGACCTGGTCACCGGGATCGCCGCAATCGCCGAGCGGACCGGCACCACGATCCCGGTGGTCGCCCACGCCGGCGACGGCAACACCCATCCCAACATCATCTACGACCCCACCGTGCCGGGAGCCCGGGACGCTGCGCAGCAGGCGTTCGACGAGGTGATCGCCCTGGCGATCCGCCTCGGCGGGACGATCACCGGCGAACACGGCGTCGGTCGGCTGAAGAAGTCGGCGCTGCCCGATCAGCTCGGCCCGGACGTGATGGCGCTCAGTCACAAGATCAAGAACGCGATCGACCCGCACGGCATCATGAATCCGGGCGCGGTTCTGTAG
- a CDS encoding sigma-70 family RNA polymerase sigma factor yields the protein MTPQLAEQFEQHRTRLRSIAFRMLGSHNDAEDAVQETWLRLQRTDAGAVDNLAGWLTVVLSRVCLDQLRSRGSRPEDPVEEVPEDPGEGTTPEDLTIEADAVGAALLVVLDTLAPAERLAFVLHDLFGLPFTEIAPIVDRSPAAARQLASRARRRVQGVRPTDERDRQREVVGAFLKAAREGDFGGLLQLLDPEVELRADPLLVQAIKSNAPAGAPLLDAEQLHGADAVARVFAGRAAAAQVALVNGVPAAVWAPGGTVRTVYAIRLGRHDGSLRITGIEVLGRPEELAELTIEL from the coding sequence ATGACTCCGCAGTTGGCCGAACAGTTCGAACAACACCGCACTCGGCTGCGATCGATCGCCTTCCGCATGCTCGGCTCGCACAACGACGCCGAGGACGCCGTCCAGGAGACCTGGCTGCGACTGCAGCGCACCGACGCCGGCGCCGTGGACAACCTCGCCGGCTGGCTGACCGTCGTGCTGTCCCGGGTCTGTCTTGACCAACTCCGCTCCCGCGGATCCCGGCCGGAGGATCCGGTCGAGGAAGTGCCCGAGGATCCTGGCGAGGGGACCACCCCGGAGGATCTGACGATCGAGGCCGACGCCGTCGGCGCGGCGTTGCTTGTCGTCCTCGACACCCTGGCGCCGGCCGAACGGCTGGCGTTCGTCCTCCATGACCTGTTCGGGCTGCCCTTCACCGAGATCGCCCCGATCGTCGACCGCAGTCCTGCAGCCGCCCGACAACTGGCGTCCCGGGCTCGCCGCCGGGTCCAGGGAGTCCGGCCCACCGACGAACGGGACCGCCAGCGTGAGGTCGTCGGCGCCTTCCTGAAAGCAGCACGGGAAGGCGACTTCGGCGGCCTGTTGCAGCTGCTGGATCCCGAGGTGGAGCTGCGTGCCGATCCGCTGCTGGTACAGGCGATCAAGTCCAACGCCCCCGCCGGGGCGCCGCTGCTGGACGCAGAGCAGCTGCACGGGGCCGATGCCGTTGCCCGGGTCTTCGCCGGCCGGGCCGCCGCGGCGCAGGTGGCCCTGGTCAATGGCGTGCCGGCGGCGGTCTGGGCACCCGGCGGCACGGTACGTACGGTCTACGCGATCCGGCTCGGCCGGCACGACGGGTCACTGCGGATCACCGGCATCGAGGTGCTCGGCCGCCCGGAGGAGCTGGCCGAGCTGACCATCGAGCTGTGA
- a CDS encoding carboxymuconolactone decarboxylase family protein, with amino-acid sequence MTARLQSKSTPAELMKALTTLGTAPQRYGLPPRIAELVHLRVSQINGCAWCLDYGVKNLEEAKISTTEFAQLPGWREATTFSEPERVALDLAERMTRMADTSDPVPDDVWNAAAEEFSEQELSLLITWIATTNLYNRINVTIRREPGTW; translated from the coding sequence ATGACCGCACGGTTGCAGAGCAAGTCCACCCCCGCCGAGCTGATGAAGGCGCTGACCACCCTGGGCACCGCTCCGCAGCGCTACGGCCTGCCGCCCCGGATCGCCGAGCTGGTCCACCTGCGGGTCAGCCAGATCAACGGCTGCGCCTGGTGCCTGGACTACGGCGTGAAGAATCTTGAGGAGGCCAAGATCAGCACGACCGAATTCGCCCAACTGCCGGGCTGGCGTGAGGCGACCACCTTCTCCGAACCGGAACGGGTCGCTCTTGATCTTGCCGAACGCATGACCCGGATGGCCGACACCAGTGACCCGGTGCCCGACGATGTCTGGAATGCGGCCGCCGAGGAATTCAGCGAGCAGGAGCTGTCCCTGCTGATCACCTGGATCGCCACCACCAACCTCTACAACCGGATCAACGTGACGATCCGCCGGGAGCCCGGGACCTGGTGA
- a CDS encoding FAD-dependent monooxygenase — MTEVIIVGGGPVGLMLAHELTVGGVRPLVLERRDDIDPTIKAGYLNQPAYEALGRRGLLRPATGPSEETSPNPRTMPVGKDGRPIFVGHVAGMPIRPDLVDLEVLDQGPFATGGGLIGQQELERLLGERLAELGVEVRRTVTITGVRQDGESVRVLTADGVLEADWVIGCDGGRSIVRKSAGMGFPGLDGEMTGRQVVVRGTGLDRIEPGWHHTPTGVYRRMPGAEVILTAEFDGAPQDRDQPITVEEVEQSIRRVTGVPVTITQLLSATRFTDNTRVADPYRIGRVFVAGDAAHVHPPFGGQGLSLGMLDASDLGWRLAAVARGRADESILDGYQAERRPEAERILEWSRAQVGIMRTDERSRAASRLVRRLMETPDGATEAARVVSGQVIGYTTDDGPVGSYAPNWPGTIGTLWQATADGRAVLAHRPDVRLPDDLAADLADPRGRYRVTVFETEFAPVPLTLIRPDGVVSWIGTQPEGLADALAAIGAVEPSVDAVAEPV; from the coding sequence ATGACAGAAGTGATCATCGTCGGCGGCGGCCCGGTCGGCTTGATGCTGGCGCACGAACTGACCGTCGGCGGCGTCCGGCCGCTGGTCCTCGAACGGCGGGACGACATCGATCCGACGATCAAGGCCGGCTACCTCAACCAGCCGGCGTACGAAGCACTGGGCCGGCGCGGGTTGTTGCGACCGGCCACCGGGCCGTCGGAGGAGACCTCACCCAATCCGCGGACCATGCCGGTGGGCAAGGACGGCCGGCCGATCTTCGTCGGCCATGTCGCGGGCATGCCGATCCGACCGGATCTGGTCGACCTCGAGGTGCTCGACCAGGGCCCGTTCGCTACCGGGGGCGGCCTGATCGGCCAGCAGGAGTTGGAACGTCTGCTCGGCGAGCGACTGGCCGAACTCGGCGTCGAGGTCCGCCGCACCGTGACGATCACCGGGGTCAGGCAGGACGGGGAATCGGTCAGGGTACTGACCGCCGACGGCGTGCTCGAGGCCGACTGGGTGATCGGGTGCGACGGGGGCCGGAGCATCGTCCGGAAGAGCGCGGGCATGGGTTTCCCAGGCTTGGACGGGGAGATGACCGGTCGCCAGGTGGTGGTCCGTGGCACCGGACTGGACCGGATCGAGCCCGGGTGGCACCACACTCCGACCGGCGTGTACCGCCGGATGCCGGGGGCGGAGGTGATCCTGACCGCCGAGTTCGACGGCGCGCCGCAGGACCGGGACCAGCCGATCACCGTCGAGGAGGTGGAGCAGTCGATCAGGCGGGTCACCGGAGTGCCGGTGACCATCACCCAACTGCTCAGTGCGACGCGGTTCACCGACAACACCCGGGTTGCCGACCCGTACCGTATCGGCCGGGTGTTCGTTGCGGGTGATGCCGCCCACGTCCACCCGCCGTTCGGCGGACAGGGTCTGTCGCTGGGCATGCTCGACGCGAGCGATCTCGGCTGGCGGCTGGCTGCCGTGGCCCGCGGCCGCGCCGACGAGTCGATCTTGGACGGCTATCAGGCCGAGCGCCGCCCGGAGGCCGAGCGGATCCTGGAGTGGAGCCGTGCCCAGGTGGGCATCATGCGTACCGACGAACGGTCCCGGGCAGCGTCCCGACTGGTCCGGCGGCTGATGGAGACCCCCGACGGCGCCACCGAGGCTGCGCGCGTGGTATCCGGCCAGGTGATCGGCTACACCACAGACGACGGCCCGGTCGGCAGCTACGCACCGAACTGGCCGGGCACCATCGGCACACTCTGGCAGGCCACCGCCGACGGTCGGGCGGTGCTGGCTCATCGGCCGGACGTACGGCTTCCCGATGACCTCGCAGCTGATCTTGCCGATCCGCGCGGCCGCTACCGGGTGACCGTGTTCGAGACCGAGTTCGCGCCCGTGCCGCTGACGCTGATCAGACCGGACGGAGTGGTCTCCTGGATCGGCACACAGCCGGAGGGTCTGGCCGACGCGCTGGCCGCCATCGGTGCAGTCGAGCCCTCGGTCGACGCGGTCGCCGAACCGGTCTGA
- a CDS encoding SGNH/GDSL hydrolase family protein produces MLAGVLTDGPPRAANAPATASSVYVALGDSYSAGVGTRDRQDDCYRSPYGYPALVADQYDLTLDYQACTGATTGDVRADQLAALDGTTAAVSITIGGNDAGFTDVLTTCALPFWLSDCTGQVDRGLAVVEDELPGRYNDLFTAIRAAAPQATVAVGDYPLLFQGEDCNAATFFSPQDEAQINAATGILDDLIGAEAATYDFRFVEARPGFTGHAICDDAEWINGLSNPVTESYHPNRDGNIGYAGLFGPALTGRPYPAGSQVRTARPRPAPSVRDQADNVLMMRLDSPANLAKARRHGIPPGRIRTLVRMLRADDPATVRSALTALHRLDRRAG; encoded by the coding sequence GTGCTGGCCGGAGTGCTGACCGATGGGCCACCACGCGCCGCGAATGCTCCGGCAACCGCCTCGTCGGTCTACGTCGCACTCGGCGACTCCTACTCCGCCGGCGTCGGGACACGGGACCGGCAGGACGACTGCTACCGGTCGCCGTACGGCTATCCGGCGCTGGTCGCCGACCAGTACGACCTGACGTTGGACTACCAGGCCTGCACCGGTGCCACCACCGGCGATGTCCGGGCGGATCAGCTCGCAGCGCTGGACGGCACCACGGCAGCGGTCTCGATCACCATCGGCGGCAACGACGCCGGATTCACCGATGTGCTCACCACCTGCGCGCTGCCGTTCTGGCTGAGTGACTGCACAGGACAGGTGGATCGCGGCCTGGCCGTGGTCGAGGACGAGTTGCCCGGCCGGTACAACGACCTCTTCACAGCGATCCGGGCCGCCGCACCGCAGGCCACGGTCGCGGTCGGCGACTATCCGCTGCTCTTCCAGGGCGAGGACTGCAATGCCGCAACCTTCTTCAGCCCGCAGGACGAGGCGCAGATCAACGCCGCGACCGGAATCCTGGACGACCTGATCGGCGCTGAGGCGGCGACCTACGACTTCCGGTTCGTCGAGGCCAGGCCGGGCTTCACCGGCCATGCGATCTGCGACGACGCCGAATGGATCAACGGCCTGAGCAATCCGGTGACCGAGTCCTATCATCCCAACCGTGACGGCAACATCGGCTACGCCGGGCTCTTCGGGCCGGCGCTGACCGGCCGCCCGTACCCGGCAGGCAGCCAGGTCCGGACGGCTCGGCCGAGGCCCGCTCCGTCCGTGCGGGATCAGGCGGACAACGTGTTGATGATGCGGCTCGACTCACCGGCCAACCTGGCCAAGGCCCGTCGGCACGGCATCCCGCCCGGGCGGATCCGCACGCTGGTGCGGATGCTGCGTGCCGACGACCCGGCCACGGTTCGTTCGGCCCTCACGGCGTTGCACCGGCTGGACCGTCGGGCGGGTTGA
- the lipA gene encoding lipoyl synthase, whose protein sequence is MTIAPEGRKLLRLEVRNSATPIEKKPSWIKTTAKMGPEYRELKQLVRDEQLHTVCQEAGCPNIFECWEDREATFLIGGEQCTRRCDFCQIATGKPAEFDAGEPLRVAESVQKMGLRYATVTGVCRDDLPDEGTWLYAETIRRIHQLNPGVGVEMLAPDFSGNRDYLEQVFATRPEVFAHNVETVPRIFKRIRPGFRYERSLEVLRWSREAGLVTKTNLILGMGETREEVSAAMRELHDAGAEILTITQYLRPSALHHPIDRWVTPDEFTELGAEAAEIGYAGVMSGPLVRSSYRAGRLYREAVSKRMKVDHG, encoded by the coding sequence GTGACGATCGCACCGGAAGGACGCAAGCTGCTGCGACTGGAGGTCCGCAACTCCGCGACGCCGATCGAGAAGAAACCGTCCTGGATCAAGACCACCGCCAAGATGGGCCCCGAATACCGGGAGCTGAAGCAGTTGGTCAGGGACGAGCAGCTGCACACGGTCTGCCAGGAGGCCGGCTGCCCGAACATCTTCGAATGCTGGGAGGACCGCGAGGCAACCTTCCTGATCGGCGGCGAGCAGTGCACCCGACGCTGCGACTTCTGCCAGATCGCCACCGGGAAACCTGCCGAATTCGACGCCGGCGAGCCGCTGCGGGTCGCCGAGTCCGTGCAGAAGATGGGGCTGCGGTACGCGACCGTGACGGGCGTTTGCCGCGACGACCTGCCCGACGAGGGCACCTGGCTCTACGCCGAGACCATTCGCCGGATCCACCAACTCAACCCCGGTGTCGGCGTGGAGATGCTGGCACCCGATTTCAGCGGCAACCGCGACTACCTGGAACAGGTCTTCGCGACCCGGCCCGAGGTCTTCGCCCACAACGTCGAGACCGTTCCTCGGATCTTCAAACGGATCCGTCCGGGCTTCCGTTACGAGCGCTCGCTCGAGGTGTTGCGCTGGTCGCGGGAGGCAGGGCTGGTCACCAAGACCAACCTGATCCTCGGCATGGGCGAGACCCGGGAGGAGGTCTCCGCGGCGATGCGCGAGTTGCACGACGCCGGCGCCGAGATCCTCACCATCACCCAGTATCTGCGGCCGTCCGCACTGCATCACCCCATCGACCGGTGGGTGACGCCCGACGAGTTCACCGAGCTCGGCGCGGAGGCCGCGGAGATCGGCTACGCCGGCGTGATGAGCGGCCCCCTGGTGCGTTCGTCGTACCGGGCCGGAAGGCTCTATCGTGAGGCGGTCAGCAAGAGGATGAAAGTAGACCATGGCTAA
- a CDS encoding DUF4191 domain-containing protein, which produces MAKTEKPQSDKPDRGGTDPSQLGRFRQIIVAYQRTHEYDKPLPFLLAGAFVVPIILAVIAGMVFGAMISLIILGIMVGLLLAMLLLVQRTKAATYKRYAGQAGSAEVALAMLPKKWISTPAIAANRQLDAVHRTLGPGGLVLIGEGEPGRLRALLTSEVRKHEKVAYGVKVTTIMMGNGKNQVPLEKLADHIRKLPKVLEPNQVTEIKSRLNALDKVRPQIPVPKGPMPTNPRQVRGAKQAMRGR; this is translated from the coding sequence ATGGCTAAGACCGAGAAGCCGCAGAGCGACAAGCCCGACAGGGGTGGCACCGACCCGTCCCAGCTGGGCCGGTTCCGGCAGATCATCGTCGCCTATCAGCGCACCCACGAGTACGACAAGCCGCTGCCGTTCCTGCTGGCCGGCGCTTTCGTCGTCCCGATCATCCTCGCGGTCATCGCCGGAATGGTCTTCGGGGCGATGATCTCGTTGATCATCCTCGGCATCATGGTCGGCCTACTGCTGGCCATGCTGTTGCTGGTGCAACGCACCAAGGCCGCGACCTACAAGCGGTACGCCGGACAGGCCGGATCGGCCGAGGTCGCCCTGGCCATGCTGCCCAAGAAGTGGATCTCCACCCCGGCGATCGCCGCCAACCGGCAGCTGGATGCGGTGCACCGCACCCTCGGCCCGGGCGGCCTGGTGCTGATCGGCGAGGGCGAGCCCGGTCGGCTGAGGGCGCTGCTGACCAGCGAGGTCCGCAAGCACGAGAAGGTCGCGTACGGCGTCAAGGTCACCACGATCATGATGGGCAACGGCAAGAACCAGGTCCCGCTGGAGAAGCTGGCCGACCACATCCGCAAGCTGCCCAAGGTGCTGGAACCCAACCAGGTGACCGAGATCAAGTCCCGGCTCAACGCGCTGGACAAGGTCCGGCCGCAGATCCCGGTACCCAAGGGCCCGATGCCGACCAACCCGCGACAGGTCCGCGGCGCCAAACAGGCTATGCGCGGCCGGTGA
- a CDS encoding ABC transporter permease gives MTVRHGLAVARAVLALSLVREAQFRAQAWTTVGVGLVEMLAQVAPVLVIFSHSTRVNGWDVGLVIAIGGVAEIMTSLLATFIAPNQAKMTDYIRQGQLDLLLIHPVASQPFAALRWVQPAEAWGILTGTALMIIGLTASDVVISPGSVAIAVIGFVIGLLTVALVWINLGYLAFWLTSVGALGELFSALLTAGKYPLAFFPRAVRVIMLSLLPLGLATTVPVQLLTGTVRPVLLLYGAGLLLVLVIITRLVWLAGMRRYSSASS, from the coding sequence ATGACGGTACGGCACGGGCTTGCGGTCGCCCGCGCGGTGCTGGCCCTGTCATTGGTCCGCGAGGCACAGTTCCGCGCGCAGGCCTGGACCACCGTCGGGGTCGGCCTGGTGGAGATGCTCGCCCAGGTGGCACCGGTACTGGTGATCTTCAGCCACTCGACCAGGGTGAACGGTTGGGATGTCGGTCTGGTGATCGCGATCGGCGGGGTCGCTGAGATCATGACCTCGCTGTTGGCGACCTTCATCGCGCCCAACCAGGCCAAGATGACCGACTACATCCGTCAGGGTCAGCTCGACCTGCTGTTGATCCATCCGGTCGCCAGCCAGCCGTTCGCCGCGCTCCGCTGGGTGCAGCCGGCCGAGGCGTGGGGGATACTGACCGGCACGGCGTTGATGATCATCGGACTGACCGCCTCGGACGTCGTCATCAGTCCGGGCTCGGTCGCCATCGCCGTGATCGGCTTCGTGATCGGTCTGCTCACGGTGGCCCTGGTCTGGATCAACCTCGGCTATCTGGCCTTCTGGCTGACTTCGGTCGGTGCGCTGGGCGAGCTGTTCTCCGCACTGCTGACCGCCGGCAAATACCCGCTGGCCTTCTTCCCGAGGGCGGTCCGGGTGATCATGCTGTCGCTGCTGCCGCTGGGGCTGGCGACGACGGTTCCGGTGCAGCTGCTGACCGGAACCGTACGCCCGGTGTTGCTGCTCTACGGCGCCGGCCTGCTGCTCGTCCTGGTGATCATCACAAGGCTGGTCTGGCTGGCCGGCATGCGGCGGTACAGCAGTGCGAGTTCATGA
- a CDS encoding ABC transporter permease subunit yields MINLALAELDRLRSRRVVLVWMIVLLVALAGFQVIAGFSVKQPSQQEIAAARQQFQQARHDYDQNHDSDVKQCQEANPGQPADLCDYPAPSWEDYRPRAATFADMAGAGVTITVIFSALTFLVVGASLIGAEYGSGAIANWLSFIPDRVRVYTSKLGVLILVSAAAGAVAAGLTLACTALLVKINDGRVLQLTDTAAAGARGLIVVVVCATVGFALALISRHTIAALGAVVGYLVFDFVLNIVMSAFDPVQRIKPWLPEYNARAVVDHGIRYQDQVRHLTPDGINYTSIERELGFGHGLTYLIVVFAIAVAVSLLVFRRRDVT; encoded by the coding sequence ATGATCAATCTCGCCCTGGCCGAACTCGACCGGTTGCGCAGCCGCCGGGTGGTCCTGGTCTGGATGATCGTGCTGCTGGTGGCGCTCGCCGGGTTCCAGGTGATCGCCGGCTTCAGTGTGAAACAGCCGAGTCAGCAGGAGATCGCAGCCGCCCGGCAGCAGTTCCAACAGGCCCGACACGACTACGACCAGAACCATGACTCCGACGTCAAGCAGTGCCAGGAGGCCAATCCCGGCCAGCCGGCGGACCTCTGCGACTACCCCGCGCCCTCCTGGGAGGATTACCGCCCGCGGGCGGCGACCTTCGCCGATATGGCCGGGGCCGGGGTGACGATCACGGTGATCTTCAGCGCGCTGACCTTCCTCGTGGTCGGCGCCTCCCTGATCGGCGCCGAATACGGCTCCGGTGCGATCGCCAACTGGCTCAGCTTCATCCCCGACCGGGTCCGCGTCTACACCTCGAAGCTGGGTGTGCTGATCCTGGTCTCGGCCGCCGCCGGGGCGGTCGCAGCCGGGCTCACCCTGGCCTGTACCGCGCTGCTGGTCAAGATCAACGACGGCCGGGTCCTCCAACTCACCGATACCGCGGCCGCCGGCGCACGCGGCCTGATCGTCGTTGTCGTCTGCGCAACCGTCGGCTTCGCCCTGGCGCTGATCTCCCGGCACACCATCGCCGCGCTGGGCGCGGTGGTCGGCTATCTGGTGTTCGACTTCGTCCTCAACATCGTGATGAGCGCCTTCGACCCGGTGCAGAGGATCAAGCCCTGGCTGCCCGAGTACAACGCGCGCGCCGTTGTCGACCATGGCATCCGCTACCAGGACCAGGTCCGACACCTGACCCCCGACGGCATCAACTACACCTCGATCGAACGCGAGCTGGGATTCGGCCACGGCCTGACCTATCTGATCGTCGTCTTCGCCATCGCGGTCGCGGTCTCCCTGCTGGTCTTCCGTCGTCGGGACGTGACCTGA